In Plasmodium brasilianum strain Bolivian I chromosome 12, whole genome shotgun sequence, the genomic window taatttccattctttttcatctattttttctgatttgttcatattttttacggGATGTATAGGAGGATGTGCCTTATCATTTAGTTTCCCTTTTCTTGGttgtttaaaattattattttgactTAACTTAGCGGCATAGGAaccaaaaatattattctttttcatttctaagactattttatgtaaattcatactatctataaaataatttgtttctGTTCTAGGATAACTAATATATCCTTTATTGTATAACTTCTCTGCTATGCTCATACACTCTTTAGAAgagatatgaaaaaatttggaAACGAGTTTAGTCATCTGCAATGTGTTTAACGGTAATGGTTTATATTTCTTAGTatcattttcataaatattagtAATTCTACATAGAGGATTTTCTAATAACTTTTCATAAATAAGAACTACACCTAGATGATCAAACATTTTCAATCTTGACCAAGTAAAATCTACTACATTAGTGGAACTACTACCACCAGTGttagttttcttttttcttttctttttttttttttttttgtctcattctttttcattcttgcactatatatttctttattctcATCAGTAGTTGTATCACTGTCCTCTTCACTATGAATAGTGCTGCTCCCATCCATATCACACAAAAACTGCATTTTAATATACCAGTAATATTcacatttaaaatgttttatatctAAATATCTGTTTACAACAAATCCTAAGGTAGGGAACTGGCAAGGCCCATAactaataatatttgtttcAGATTTTACTAAATTTATATACCTAATAGTCATAAATCTAGTAAAAATAGAACCCATTCTTAAATCGATTTCTCTTCTTACATCTACACTGTATGCTAAATTTCTATCTGgatatttcaaattattaatagcatggattatatctttttcagTAACAGCTGAGAACTGAGCTCTTTGAATTTTCAATTTCTTATTTGTTACATAACATGTATTTATTACCTCAAAACAAATATGTTCTCCTTCTCTATCACAGTCTAGCCACAATATTAACATGTTACAATCCTTTGAGTATTTTTTCAAGTTATTTTCAATTGtctttttatccttttcaaTGTATATAGTAATTTTCGCATCAAATAATTCTTGAGGATCTGTGTTATTCCAATTCTTATATCTGTCATCAAATTTTTGTTCCGTCAAATGCCCTGTTACTGAtgttacatacatataccaagtatcattttttattttatactcaAATGTAAAAACAGGATTATATTTgctataacttttttttttgttttgtttgcCTTTACTAAGGATGTCTGCTATTGCTGAT contains:
- a CDS encoding DNA topoisomerase 3, whose product is MARIKVLNVAEKPSVASAIADILSKGKQNKKKSYSKYNPVFTFEYKIKNDTWYMYVTSVTGHLTEQKFDDRYKNWNNTDPQELFDAKITIYIEKDKKTIENNLKKYSKDCNMLILWLDCDREGEHICFEVINTCYVTNKKLKIQRAQFSAVTEKDIIHAINNLKYPDRNLAYSVDVRREIDLRMGSIFTRFMTIRYINLVKSETNIISYGPCQFPTLGFVVNRYLDIKHFKCEYYWYIKMQFLCDMDGSSTIHSEEDSDTTTDENKEIYNKKKKKKKRKKKTNTGGSSSTNVVDFTWSRLKMFDHLGVVLIYEKLLENPLCRITNIYENDTKKYKPLPLNTLQMTKLVSKFFHISSKECMSIAEKLYNKGYISYPRTETNYFIDSMNLHKIVLEMKKNNIFGSYAAKLSQNNNFKQPRKGKLNDKAHPPIHPVKNMNKSEKIDEKEWKLYEFICRHFLAVCSDDAIGYNSKVIANIGEEQFFCKGLKIVKKNYLEVYIYEKWNDKIIPSFQVNDQFYPYSLLIEEGITQPPKYLSEYNLLSLMDKFGIGTDATMHEHIENIQKRNYVIKNSKNLFIPTNLGIALILSYKKFKDIGVDLTEPSLRAKMEKDMSLVASGVKEKNEIIRNYIDIMKYIYQEIYNRIDLLDQNIRFYLNSTAVTC